One Streptococcus sp. DTU_2020_1001019_1_SI_AUS_MUR_006 DNA window includes the following coding sequences:
- a CDS encoding PTS system mannose/fructose/N-acetylgalactosamine-transporter subunit IIB codes for MTIVGCRIDGRLIHGQVANLWSAKLNVSRIMVVDNEVVNNDVEKSGLKLATPPGVKLSILPVEKAAANILAGKYDSQRLFIVARKPDRFLGLVEAGVPLEAVNVGNMSQTPETRSITRSINVVDKDVEDFHKLAEKGVKLTAQMVPNDPVSDFLSLLK; via the coding sequence ATGACAATTGTAGGATGCCGTATTGATGGACGTTTGATCCACGGACAAGTAGCAAACCTTTGGTCTGCTAAACTGAATGTTTCACGTATCATGGTCGTTGACAATGAAGTTGTTAACAACGATGTTGAAAAGAGCGGCTTGAAACTTGCAACACCACCAGGTGTAAAACTTAGTATTTTGCCAGTTGAAAAAGCTGCAGCCAATATCCTTGCTGGAAAATATGATAGCCAACGTTTGTTTATCGTTGCTCGTAAACCAGACCGCTTCCTTGGATTAGTGGAAGCAGGGGTACCGCTTGAAGCAGTCAATGTTGGTAATATGTCTCAAACACCAGAAACACGTTCTATCACACGTTCAATCAACGTTGTAGATAAAGACGTAGAAGATTTCCACAAATTGGCGGAAAAAGGTGTTAAACTTACTGCTCAAATGGTTCCAAATGATCCAGTTTCAGACTTTTTGAGCTTATTAAAATAG
- a CDS encoding PTS mannose/fructose/sorbose/N-acetylgalactosamine transporter subunit IIC — protein sequence MIQWWQILLLTLYSAYQICDELTIVSSAGSPVFAGFITGLIMGDLTTGLFIGGSLQLFVLGVGTFGGASRIDATSGAVLATAFSVSQGIETDLAITTIAVPVAALLTYFDVLGRMTTTFFAHRIDAAIERFDYKAIERNYLLGALPWAASRALPVFFALAFGGEFVQGVVNLVKEYQWVADGLTLAGRMLPGLGFAILLRYLPVKRNLHYLAMGFGLTAMLTVLYSYVTGLGGAVAGIIGTLPADVAEKIGFANNFKGLSMIGISIVGIFLAVVHFKNSQKVAVAAPSTPSESGEIEDDEF from the coding sequence ATGATACAATGGTGGCAAATTTTACTTCTCACTCTGTACTCAGCTTATCAAATCTGTGATGAGTTGACGATCGTTTCTTCTGCAGGTTCCCCTGTATTCGCTGGTTTCATTACTGGTTTGATCATGGGAGATTTGACAACTGGTTTGTTTATCGGTGGTAGCTTGCAGTTGTTTGTCCTTGGGGTAGGTACCTTCGGTGGTGCTTCTCGTATCGACGCAACTTCTGGTGCGGTTCTTGCGACAGCTTTCTCAGTTTCACAAGGTATCGAAACTGACCTTGCGATCACTACAATCGCTGTACCAGTAGCGGCACTTTTGACTTACTTCGACGTACTTGGTCGTATGACTACTACATTCTTCGCACACCGTATTGATGCTGCGATCGAACGCTTTGACTATAAAGCTATCGAACGTAACTACCTTCTTGGTGCGCTTCCATGGGCTGCTTCTCGTGCCCTTCCAGTATTCTTCGCGCTTGCTTTCGGTGGAGAATTCGTACAAGGTGTTGTAAACCTTGTTAAAGAATACCAATGGGTTGCAGACGGTTTGACTCTTGCAGGTCGTATGCTTCCAGGTCTTGGATTCGCTATCTTGCTTCGTTACCTTCCAGTTAAACGTAACCTTCACTACCTTGCTATGGGATTCGGTTTGACAGCTATGTTGACTGTACTTTACTCATACGTAACAGGTCTTGGTGGAGCAGTTGCTGGTATCATTGGCACTCTTCCTGCTGACGTTGCTGAAAAAATTGGCTTTGCAAACAACTTCAAAGGATTGTCTATGATCGGTATCTCTATCGTGGGTATCTTCCTTGCAGTTGTTCACTTCAAGAACAGCCAAAAAGTTGCTGTAGCAGCACCTTCTACACCATCAGAAAGTGGGGAAATTGAAGATGACGAATTCTAA
- a CDS encoding PTS system mannose/fructose/sorbose family transporter subunit IID yields MTNSNYKLTKEDFNQINKRSLFTFQLGWNYERMQASGYLYMILPQLRKMYGDGTPELKEMMKVHTQFFNTSPFFHTIIAGFDLAMEEKDGVGSKDAVNGIKTGLMGPFAPLGDTIFGSLVPAIMGSIAATMAIAGQPWGIFLWIAVAVAYDIFRWKQLEFAYKEGVNLINNMQSTLTALIEAASVLGVFMMGALVATMINFEISYKLPIGEKMIDFQDILNSIFPRLLPAIFTAFIFWLLGKKGMNSTKAIGIIIALAVGLSFIGKFVLGMGA; encoded by the coding sequence ATGACGAATTCTAATTACAAATTAACAAAAGAAGATTTTAATCAAATTAACAAACGTAGCTTGTTCACTTTCCAATTGGGATGGAACTACGAGCGTATGCAAGCATCAGGTTACCTTTACATGATCTTGCCACAATTGCGTAAAATGTATGGAGATGGAACTCCTGAGTTGAAAGAAATGATGAAAGTTCATACTCAATTCTTCAACACTTCACCATTCTTCCACACAATCATCGCTGGTTTTGACCTTGCTATGGAAGAAAAAGATGGCGTTGGCTCAAAAGATGCGGTTAACGGTATCAAGACAGGTTTGATGGGACCATTCGCTCCTCTTGGAGATACAATCTTTGGTTCACTTGTACCTGCTATCATGGGATCTATCGCTGCAACAATGGCTATCGCTGGTCAACCTTGGGGTATCTTCCTTTGGATCGCAGTTGCAGTAGCGTATGACATCTTCCGTTGGAAACAATTGGAATTTGCATACAAAGAAGGGGTTAACCTTATCAACAACATGCAAAGCACTTTGACAGCTTTGATTGAAGCTGCATCTGTACTTGGTGTGTTCATGATGGGTGCTCTTGTAGCAACAATGATCAACTTTGAAATTTCATACAAATTGCCAATCGGTGAGAAAATGATTGACTTCCAAGATATCTTGAACTCAATCTTCCCACGCTTGCTTCCAGCAATCTTCACAGCATTCATCTTCTGGTTGCTTGGTAAGAAAGGTATGAACTCAACTAAAGCAATCGGTATCATCATTGCTCTTGCAGTTGGACTTTCATTCATCGGTAAATTTGTACTTGGAATGGGCGCATAA
- a CDS encoding PTS sugar transporter subunit IIA: MSKSLILVSHGRFCEELKGSTEMIMGPQDNIHAVALLPEDGPEDFTAKFEAAVEGLDDFLVFADLLGGTPCNVVSRLIMEGRDIELYAGMNLPMVIEFINASLTGADADYKNRASESIVKVNDLLAGFDDDEDE, from the coding sequence ATGAGTAAATCATTGATTTTAGTGAGCCATGGACGTTTTTGTGAAGAACTAAAAGGTAGCACAGAAATGATTATGGGTCCACAGGATAACATTCATGCGGTAGCTCTTCTTCCAGAAGATGGACCAGAAGATTTCACTGCGAAATTTGAAGCTGCTGTCGAAGGTTTGGATGATTTCCTAGTCTTTGCTGACCTCCTTGGTGGAACACCATGTAACGTGGTGAGCCGCTTGATTATGGAAGGTCGTGACATCGAACTTTATGCAGGAATGAATCTTCCAATGGTGATTGAATTTATCAATGCAAGCCTAACTGGCGCTGATGCAGATTATAAAAATCGTGCTTCAGAGAGCATTGTCAAAGTTAATGATCTATTGGCTGGCTTCGATGACGATGAAGACGAATAA
- a CDS encoding SIS domain-containing protein, whose amino-acid sequence MLDYTKEELLELGAEITTREIYQQPDVWKEAFEAYQARRDEIAAFLQGIADKHDYIKVILTGAGTSAYVGDTLVPYFKEVYDERKWNFNAIATTDIVANPQTYLKKDVATVLVSFARSGNSPESVATVDLAKALVDELYQVTITCAAEGKLALQAHGDDRNLLLLQPAASNDAGFAMTSSFTSMMLTALLVFDPTDFAVKAERFEVLSSLARKVLDNVADVKELVDLDFNRVIYLGAGPFFGLSHEAQLKILELTAGQVATMYESPVGFRHGPKSLINENTVVLVFGSTTDYTRKYDLDLVREVAGDQIARRVVLLSDQAFGLENVKEVALGCGGVLNDVYRVFPYIVYGQLFSLLTSLKVGNRPDTPSPTGTVNRVVQGVIIHEFEK is encoded by the coding sequence ATGCTAGATTATACAAAAGAAGAATTGCTTGAGTTGGGGGCAGAAATCACAACTCGCGAAATTTACCAACAACCAGACGTTTGGAAAGAAGCTTTTGAAGCTTATCAAGCACGACGAGATGAAATTGCAGCCTTTTTACAAGGAATTGCTGACAAACATGACTACATCAAGGTTATCCTGACTGGTGCTGGAACTTCTGCTTATGTAGGTGATACTCTCGTTCCTTACTTCAAGGAAGTTTATGATGAACGTAAATGGAATTTTAATGCTATTGCGACAACTGATATCGTAGCAAACCCACAAACTTATTTGAAAAAAGATGTGGCGACTGTTTTGGTATCATTCGCGCGTAGCGGGAACTCACCTGAGAGTGTGGCAACAGTTGACTTGGCCAAGGCTTTGGTTGATGAACTTTATCAAGTAACTATCACATGTGCGGCTGAAGGGAAATTGGCTCTCCAAGCGCATGGTGATGACCGCAACCTCTTGTTGCTACAACCAGCTGCGTCTAATGATGCTGGCTTTGCTATGACTTCAAGCTTCACTTCAATGATGTTGACAGCACTTTTGGTATTTGATCCAACAGACTTTGCTGTTAAAGCTGAACGTTTTGAAGTGCTATCTAGTTTAGCTCGCAAAGTTCTTGACAATGTGGCAGATGTCAAAGAGTTGGTTGACCTAGACTTTAACCGAGTGATTTATCTAGGTGCAGGTCCATTCTTTGGTCTGTCTCATGAAGCTCAGCTTAAAATTTTGGAATTGACTGCTGGTCAAGTAGCGACTATGTATGAAAGCCCAGTTGGCTTCCGTCATGGTCCAAAATCTTTGATCAATGAAAATACAGTTGTTTTGGTATTTGGTTCAACCACAGACTACACTCGCAAGTATGATTTGGACTTGGTACGTGAAGTTGCAGGGGATCAAATCGCTCGTCGCGTAGTGCTTTTGAGTGATCAAGCCTTTGGACTTGAAAATGTGAAGGAAGTAGCACTTGGATGCGGTGGGGTTCTGAATGATGTTTACCGTGTCTTCCCTTACATCGTTTATGGTCAACTGTTCTCGCTCTTAACTTCGCTTAAAGTTGGTAATAGACCAGATACGCCATCACCTACTGGTACTGTAAACCGTGTCGTTCAAGGTGTTATTATTCACGAGTTTGAAAAATAA
- the lacD gene encoding tagatose-bisphosphate aldolase translates to MSKLTLSPNKLACMQKLSDENGIISALAFDQRGALKRLMAQYQTEEPTVAQMEELKVLVADELTKYASSMLLDPEYGLPATKALDPKAGLLLAYEKTGYDTTSTKRLPDCLDVWSAKRIKEQGADAVKFLLYYDVDSSDELNQQKQAYIERIGSECVAEDIPFFLEILAYDEKIADAGSAEYAKVKPHKVIGAMKVFSDPRFNIDVLKVEVPVNVKYVEGFGDGEIVHTREESAAFFKAQDEATNLPYIYLSAGVSAKLFQETLVFAHESGANFNGVLCGRATWAGSVEAYIKDGEAAAREWLCTTGFENIDELNKVLQTTATSWTERVEA, encoded by the coding sequence ATGAGTAAATTAACATTAAGCCCAAATAAACTTGCTTGCATGCAAAAACTCTCAGACGAGAATGGTATCATCTCAGCTCTTGCTTTTGACCAACGTGGTGCTTTGAAACGCCTCATGGCTCAATACCAAACAGAAGAGCCAACAGTAGCTCAAATGGAAGAACTTAAAGTGTTAGTTGCGGATGAATTGACAAAATACGCTTCATCAATGCTTCTTGACCCTGAGTATGGACTTCCAGCTACAAAAGCTCTTGATCCAAAAGCTGGTCTTCTCCTTGCTTATGAAAAAACTGGATACGACACAACAAGCACAAAACGTTTGCCAGACTGCTTGGATGTTTGGTCTGCAAAACGCATCAAGGAACAAGGTGCAGATGCTGTTAAGTTCTTGCTTTACTATGACGTAGATAGCTCTGACGAACTTAACCAACAAAAACAAGCCTACATTGAACGTATTGGTTCTGAGTGTGTAGCTGAAGACATTCCATTCTTCCTTGAAATTTTGGCTTACGATGAAAAGATTGCTGACGCAGGTTCTGCAGAATACGCTAAAGTAAAACCACACAAAGTTATCGGTGCTATGAAGGTCTTCTCAGACCCACGTTTCAACATTGATGTCTTGAAAGTGGAAGTTCCAGTTAACGTGAAATACGTTGAAGGATTTGGCGATGGTGAAATCGTTCATACACGTGAAGAATCAGCTGCTTTCTTCAAAGCTCAAGACGAAGCTACTAACCTTCCATACATCTACTTGAGTGCAGGTGTATCAGCTAAGCTCTTCCAAGAAACACTTGTCTTTGCCCACGAATCAGGCGCAAACTTCAACGGCGTTCTTTGTGGACGTGCAACATGGGCTGGATCTGTTGAAGCTTACATCAAAGATGGAGAAGCAGCAGCTCGCGAATGGCTTTGTACAACTGGATTTGAAAACATTGATGAACTCAATAAAGTACTTCAAACAACAGCTACTTCATGGACTGAACGTGTAGAAGCATAG
- a CDS encoding aldose epimerase family protein: MKAYTERVFGKVDGKDVLAYRFETEAGYQLEIMTYGATILRYVTPDKTGNFANVILGFDDFESYVGNSPKHGASVGPVAGRIAGATFELNGKTYDLEVNNASNCNHSGSTGWDSNLFELVEVSDHGLTLYTERTDGTGGFPGNLKIWISYNLEESGAYEVSYKVTTDQDTLVNPTNHSYFNLSGDFTQTVDRHVFQLNTEGIYPIAPDGVPAKTPDANRDVVKHIYNGALLKDIFADEDEQIKLVSGLDHPFALPAGHDNAGFLYDQGSGRFLLFKTEAPCFVVYTANFVDESVIIAGQSMIQHNGIALEAQALPDAIHSDLKDQVILKAGETFTSKTRYELVVK, from the coding sequence ATGAAAGCATACACAGAACGTGTATTTGGGAAAGTTGATGGCAAGGATGTCCTCGCTTACCGTTTTGAAACGGAGGCAGGATACCAACTGGAAATCATGACTTATGGAGCAACAATTTTACGCTATGTAACTCCAGATAAGACTGGCAATTTTGCCAATGTTATCCTAGGTTTTGACGATTTTGAAAGCTATGTGGGAAATAGCCCTAAACATGGAGCAAGTGTAGGTCCAGTGGCAGGTCGTATTGCAGGAGCAACATTTGAACTCAATGGTAAGACCTATGATCTTGAAGTCAACAATGCTAGCAACTGTAACCACAGTGGCTCAACTGGTTGGGATTCTAACTTGTTTGAGCTAGTCGAAGTGAGTGACCATGGTTTGACTCTTTACACAGAAAGAACAGATGGGACTGGAGGTTTCCCTGGAAATCTTAAGATCTGGATTAGCTACAACTTGGAAGAAAGTGGTGCCTACGAAGTTAGCTACAAGGTGACGACAGACCAGGATACCTTGGTCAATCCAACCAACCATAGCTATTTTAACCTGTCAGGCGATTTCACTCAGACTGTTGACCGCCATGTCTTCCAATTGAACACTGAAGGCATCTATCCAATCGCTCCAGACGGCGTGCCAGCTAAAACACCGGATGCTAATCGTGATGTGGTCAAGCATATCTACAATGGAGCTTTGCTTAAGGATATTTTTGCAGACGAAGATGAACAAATCAAACTCGTATCTGGTTTGGACCATCCATTTGCTCTTCCTGCAGGACATGACAATGCTGGTTTCCTCTATGACCAAGGTTCAGGTCGCTTCCTGCTCTTCAAGACAGAGGCTCCTTGCTTTGTGGTCTACACAGCAAACTTTGTGGATGAGAGTGTCATCATCGCTGGTCAGTCAATGATTCAGCACAATGGGATTGCTCTTGAAGCGCAAGCTTTACCAGATGCTATTCATAGCGACCTTAAAGACCAAGTCATCCTCAAAGCAGGTGAAACATTCACCAGCAAAACTCGTTATGAGCTTGTTGTGAAATAA
- a CDS encoding glycosyltransferase — protein MEKYKEKYKNDRKISIIVSVYNVENYLRQCLDSILNQTYQDLGKNCAALRYCSPSSRTL, from the coding sequence TTGGAAAAGTATAAAGAGAAATATAAAAATGACAGAAAAATTAGTATAATTGTATCAGTTTACAACGTTGAAAACTACTTACGACAATGTCTAGATAGTATTCTCAATCAAACCTATCAAGATCTAGGGAAAAACTGTGCTGCCCTTAGATATTGTAGCCCATCAAGCAGAACTCTTTGA